One window from the genome of Candidatus Manganitrophaceae bacterium encodes:
- a CDS encoding NAD(P)-dependent oxidoreductase — protein MSGLKGKTIVITGGSRGIGKAIGLRAARDGANIILLAKTVASTERLPGTVFSAAEEMIAAGGRALACPTDIRSEEQVASAIKKGVETFGGIDILVNNASALGLTGTLQTPMKRFDLMQQVNVRGTFLCAQAALPHLVRSANPHILTLAPPLNLDPKWFAPHLAYSLSKFGMSLCTLGLAEEFKANGVAVNALWPRTAIATAAVKNLLGGDAALRGCRSPEIMADAAHVVLTRPSRDYSGNFFVDEDLLRVTGITDFDRYAISPGAPLLPDFFV, from the coding sequence ATGTCCGGCTTAAAGGGAAAAACCATCGTCATTACCGGCGGGAGCCGCGGGATCGGAAAGGCGATCGGTCTGCGGGCGGCGCGCGATGGTGCAAACATTATCCTTCTGGCGAAAACAGTTGCATCGACCGAGCGGCTTCCCGGCACAGTCTTCAGCGCCGCGGAGGAGATGATCGCCGCCGGCGGACGAGCGCTCGCCTGTCCCACCGACATTCGGTCCGAAGAGCAAGTCGCCTCGGCCATTAAAAAAGGGGTGGAGACTTTCGGCGGAATCGACATCTTGGTCAATAACGCGAGCGCCTTGGGGCTGACCGGGACGTTGCAGACTCCGATGAAGCGTTTCGATCTGATGCAACAGGTGAACGTCCGCGGGACATTTCTCTGCGCACAGGCGGCCCTGCCGCATCTGGTCCGATCGGCCAATCCGCATATCCTCACCCTCGCCCCGCCGTTGAATTTAGATCCGAAATGGTTTGCGCCGCACCTTGCTTACTCCCTCTCTAAATTCGGGATGAGTCTCTGCACCCTGGGGCTGGCCGAGGAGTTCAAAGCAAACGGGGTCGCCGTCAATGCCCTTTGGCCGCGCACCGCCATTGCGACCGCCGCGGTCAAAAACCTGCTGGGAGGGGACGCCGCGCTCCGGGGCTGCCGCTCCCCCGAAATCATGGCCGATGCCGCTCACGTTGTTCTGACGCGACCCAGCCGCGACTACAGCGGGAACTTCTTTGTCGATGAGGATCTGCTCCGTGTGACCGGGATCACCGATTTCGACCGCTATGCAATCTCCCCGGGCGCCCCGCTCCTTCCCGATTTCTTCGTTTAG
- a CDS encoding GNAT family N-acetyltransferase → MIEDLLIRPATERDAPSLVAFNHAMAKETEGRELTIEVLCAGVASLLKQPQYGFYLVVETDGVVIGGLLVTYEWSDWRNGLFWWIQSVYVSPPHRGKGVYKRLYAEVRRRAAAQGNVCGFRLYVEKENHRAQQTYRTLGMRETDYRIFEATIGEAGEARARCEVEVIDR, encoded by the coding sequence ATGATCGAAGACCTTCTGATTCGGCCCGCAACCGAGCGGGATGCGCCGTCGCTCGTCGCATTTAACCATGCGATGGCGAAGGAGACGGAGGGACGCGAGCTGACGATTGAAGTGCTCTGCGCCGGGGTCGCCTCCCTCTTGAAGCAGCCGCAGTACGGCTTCTACCTCGTCGTCGAAACAGACGGCGTCGTGATCGGCGGCCTGCTGGTGACGTATGAATGGAGTGATTGGAGGAACGGCCTCTTCTGGTGGATCCAGAGCGTCTACGTCTCGCCGCCCCACCGGGGGAAAGGGGTCTACAAAAGGCTCTATGCGGAGGTCCGGCGTCGGGCCGCGGCGCAGGGGAATGTCTGCGGCTTCCGGCTCTATGTCGAGAAGGAAAATCATCGCGCACAGCAGACCTATCGCACGCTTGGGATGAGAGAGACCGATTACCGGATTTTCGAGGCGACGATCGGCGAGGCGGGAGAGGCGCGGGCGCGGTGCGAGGTGGAGGTGATAGACCGGTGA
- the msrB gene encoding peptide-methionine (R)-S-oxide reductase MsrB: MKKKVTKTEAEWKKELTPEQYRVTREKGTERAFTGEYYNSKEEGVFRCVCCGNALFSAEKKYESGTGWPSFWEPISAEGIQTEEDRSHGMRRVEVMCASCEAHLGHLFPDGPAPTGLRYCINSAALKLEKEEKK, from the coding sequence ATGAAAAAGAAAGTGACCAAAACCGAAGCAGAGTGGAAAAAGGAGCTCACCCCGGAGCAATACCGGGTGACACGAGAGAAGGGGACCGAGCGGGCGTTTACCGGAGAGTACTACAACAGCAAGGAAGAAGGCGTTTTTCGCTGCGTCTGCTGCGGGAACGCCCTCTTCAGCGCCGAGAAAAAGTATGAATCGGGAACCGGCTGGCCAAGCTTTTGGGAGCCGATTTCGGCGGAAGGAATCCAAACCGAGGAAGACCGCAGCCACGGCATGCGGCGCGTGGAAGTGATGTGCGCCTCCTGCGAAGCGCATCTGGGCCACCTCTTTCCGGACGGTCCTGCGCCGACCGGGCTGCGCTACTGTATTAACTCCGCCGCGTTGAAGCTTGAGAAAGAAGAGAAGAAATGA
- a CDS encoding DUF4383 domain-containing protein, producing MMSTLSKSVLTLGIIFVIIGIWGFFQNPILGLFLVNTPHNWIHLISGILAIVFASSGEVQARQFSKVFGVIYGLLALVGFFMPRIHSLGFMVMNRADDWLHLILAAAFLYFGFSRVYGTHRPMHGAPARG from the coding sequence ATGATGTCAACCCTATCGAAGAGCGTGTTGACGCTCGGAATCATTTTTGTCATTATCGGAATTTGGGGATTCTTTCAGAATCCCATCTTGGGGCTGTTCCTGGTCAATACTCCGCACAATTGGATTCATCTGATCTCAGGTATCCTGGCCATTGTTTTCGCATCGAGTGGTGAAGTCCAGGCGAGACAATTTTCCAAGGTGTTTGGTGTGATCTACGGCCTGCTCGCCCTGGTCGGGTTCTTTATGCCGAGAATCCATTCTCTCGGATTTATGGTGATGAATAGAGCGGATGATTGGCTTCACCTGATCCTTGCGGCGGCGTTTCTCTATTTCGGTTTTAGCCGGGTCTATGGGACCCATCGGCCGATGCACGGAGCGCCGGCCCGAGGTTAA
- a CDS encoding GNAT family N-acetyltransferase, which yields MVKALTDEITEAIGEQQFHIDRSETAARCRRFLEQEIYTIYQAVQIDSTDQEAPIGFITLCESHALYTEGAFGIIQELYVNPAHRAKGIGKALLAAAVHHGKKKGWTRLEVCTPPLPAFEGSVRFYERQQFEITGGRKMKVRL from the coding sequence ATGGTGAAAGCACTCACCGATGAAATCACCGAGGCGATCGGCGAGCAGCAGTTTCATATCGACCGCTCGGAGACCGCGGCGCGATGCCGACGATTCTTGGAGCAGGAGATCTATACGATCTACCAGGCCGTTCAGATCGATTCGACCGATCAGGAAGCGCCGATCGGATTCATCACCCTTTGTGAGAGCCATGCGCTGTATACGGAAGGGGCCTTCGGAATCATCCAAGAGCTCTACGTCAATCCCGCCCACCGCGCCAAAGGAATCGGGAAAGCGCTGTTAGCGGCCGCCGTCCATCACGGCAAGAAAAAGGGATGGACCCGGCTCGAAGTCTGCACCCCGCCCCTTCCCGCCTTTGAGGGAAGCGTCCGGTTTTATGAACGCCAACAGTTCGAGATCACCGGCGGCCGGAAAATGAAGGTGCGGTTGTAA
- a CDS encoding DUF1841 family protein yields the protein MYFRIWERTKKGEELSGDAEMIADVMRLHPEFDRFWPQGEAAFQPQEIDDYIVNPLVHTGLHVSVEKQLFHQEPEEVEQVFKALLEKGLPRHEAIHHIAGLWGQLYFTSVRRGGPLEEGTYVEELKALMERETRA from the coding sequence ATGTATTTTCGGATCTGGGAGCGGACGAAAAAAGGGGAAGAGCTCTCGGGGGACGCGGAGATGATTGCCGATGTGATGCGGCTTCATCCCGAATTCGACCGCTTCTGGCCCCAGGGAGAGGCCGCTTTCCAACCCCAAGAGATCGATGATTACATCGTCAATCCGCTGGTCCACACCGGACTTCATGTGTCGGTGGAGAAGCAGCTCTTCCACCAGGAGCCGGAGGAGGTGGAGCAGGTCTTCAAAGCGCTCCTCGAAAAAGGGCTCCCGCGCCATGAGGCGATCCATCATATCGCCGGCCTTTGGGGGCAGCTTTATTTCACCTCCGTTCGCCGCGGCGGACCGCTGGAGGAGGGGACCTATGTCGAAGAGCTCAAGGCGCTGATGGAGCGGGAGACCCGCGCCTAG
- a CDS encoding tetratricopeptide repeat protein codes for MRKLVELDPKSEITHFGLGQACYDEGLFEEGAASMGRAIAIKPDYTAAYEILGRCLEKIGKLEEARAIYEKGIEIGGQKGDMIPTEKMKARLNRVQGKLASPDAPTGTS; via the coding sequence ATGAGGAAGCTGGTCGAGCTCGATCCGAAGAGCGAGATTACCCACTTCGGATTGGGACAGGCCTGTTATGACGAGGGGCTCTTCGAGGAGGGGGCCGCTTCGATGGGCCGGGCGATCGCAATCAAGCCCGACTACACCGCGGCGTATGAAATTTTAGGGCGCTGCCTGGAGAAGATCGGAAAGCTGGAAGAGGCGAGAGCCATTTACGAGAAGGGGATCGAAATCGGAGGTCAAAAAGGGGATATGATTCCGACGGAGAAGATGAAGGCGCGGCTCAATCGGGTCCAGGGGAAGCTGGCCTCGCCCGACGCGCCGACCGGAACATCCTAG
- a CDS encoding DUF3386 family protein, with the protein MELYQRSQTETNIQDDPAARELLRSAFEKTSRWGKDFPGFSADLVVNQNGKTTKGKVKIKSPKETEVTLEGLPAEDGLVKWAQNQIGMMAVHRAHRSFDESDGKYTLSFAEATADHPLGRQIAINGDGMSSRYRIKDDRIQQISRGMGKMKFTINIEEAMTTSDGKFLTTHYVVFYFSPEGAVTQVESFTDRPFELKGTYLPGYRRIISNDGGEVVVRELLFKNHQLL; encoded by the coding sequence ATGGAACTCTATCAGCGATCGCAAACGGAAACGAATATTCAGGATGATCCAGCGGCCAGGGAGCTGCTTCGGAGCGCATTTGAGAAAACCTCCCGCTGGGGGAAAGACTTTCCCGGTTTCTCAGCCGATCTGGTCGTGAACCAGAACGGAAAGACGACGAAGGGAAAGGTCAAAATCAAATCGCCCAAAGAGACGGAGGTCACCCTCGAAGGCCTTCCCGCCGAGGATGGGCTGGTGAAATGGGCCCAGAACCAGATCGGCATGATGGCGGTTCATCGGGCCCACCGCTCCTTCGACGAATCCGACGGGAAATATACCCTGAGCTTTGCGGAAGCCACAGCGGACCATCCGCTCGGCCGCCAGATCGCCATCAATGGCGATGGAATGAGCTCCCGCTATCGGATTAAAGACGATCGGATCCAGCAGATCTCCCGCGGCATGGGAAAGATGAAGTTTACGATCAATATCGAGGAGGCGATGACCACCTCCGACGGGAAATTCCTCACGACCCATTATGTCGTCTTCTACTTTTCGCCCGAGGGCGCGGTGACCCAGGTCGAGAGCTTTACCGATCGGCCGTTCGAGCTGAAGGGGACCTATCTTCCGGGATACCGCCGAATCATCTCCAACGACGGCGGGGAGGTGGTCGTCCGGGAGCTGCTCTTCAAAAATCATCAGCTTCTATAA
- a CDS encoding nucleotidyltransferase family protein: MKAMILAAGYGTRLRPLTDDTPKPLLPIAQRPLIYYSLLLLKKYGITDVFINVHYLGDKIIKEIGNGSRLGMNITYSEESQILGTGGGIKNIQAAIARGTFIVLNADILIDINLDKLVEFHHRKKGGATLVLREDPAVDQYGPIDLDPKDQIRNILGKLPWKGEKARRMMFTGVHVLEPRVMDYIPARTFYSITDAYVEMLRRDEKLFGYVTRGYWNDIGEIERYKKADRDLKQGKVRLGHIRSETAV; this comes from the coding sequence ATGAAGGCCATGATTTTGGCCGCCGGCTATGGCACGCGGCTTCGCCCTCTGACCGACGACACCCCCAAACCGCTTCTTCCGATCGCACAACGCCCCCTGATCTATTACAGTCTCTTGCTCTTAAAAAAATATGGAATCACCGATGTCTTTATCAATGTCCACTACCTCGGCGATAAGATCATCAAAGAGATCGGAAATGGATCCCGGCTTGGAATGAACATCACCTATTCCGAAGAGTCGCAGATCTTGGGGACCGGCGGCGGAATCAAAAACATCCAGGCGGCGATCGCGCGGGGGACCTTCATCGTCCTGAATGCCGATATCCTCATCGACATCAACCTCGACAAGCTGGTCGAATTCCACCATCGAAAAAAAGGGGGGGCGACGTTGGTTCTTCGTGAAGATCCCGCGGTCGATCAATACGGTCCGATCGACCTCGACCCGAAGGACCAGATTCGAAACATTCTGGGCAAACTCCCCTGGAAGGGGGAGAAGGCGAGACGGATGATGTTTACCGGCGTCCATGTCCTGGAGCCGCGGGTCATGGATTACATTCCCGCACGGACCTTTTATTCGATCACCGATGCCTACGTCGAAATGCTCCGTCGGGATGAAAAACTCTTCGGCTATGTGACGCGGGGATACTGGAATGACATCGGCGAGATCGAGCGCTACAAAAAGGCCGACCGCGATCTGAAACAGGGGAAGGTCCGCCTCGGCCACATCCGATCGGAGACCGCGGTATAA
- a CDS encoding phosphotransferase — protein MIDLDPLQKILKETLGFSVDKLIATRLTGDASNRSYYRLSGLAGGSAPSLILMVLAEPEGFKASEEAVSGTGTPITELPFINIQRYLHARKVAVPEILFYDTARGWLFLEDLGDITLAETIQNQDESVVRSYYQKAIDTLLDIHLETSTGGEGCIAHHRAFDPALFVWEFDHFIEYGIEARNNGPIPEKRKKEIRAYFSDIALRLASLPQVFTHRDYHSRNLMVQPDPAGARIRVIDFQDALMGPPQYDLASLLRDSYIDLPEASIDALVRYYLQQREARSGEKTQEEMFREYFDLVSIQRNLKAAGRFVYIDRVKKNDRFLQYVPPTLRKVKRNLQKYRRLTPLHELLSEYVEELQLQ, from the coding sequence ATGATCGATTTAGATCCGCTCCAGAAAATCTTAAAAGAGACCCTCGGTTTCTCGGTTGACAAACTGATCGCAACCCGGCTCACCGGGGATGCTTCGAATCGAAGTTACTACCGGCTCTCCGGTCTGGCGGGCGGGTCGGCCCCTTCGCTGATCTTGATGGTGCTGGCCGAGCCGGAAGGCTTCAAGGCTTCCGAAGAGGCGGTGAGCGGCACCGGCACCCCGATCACGGAGCTTCCCTTCATCAACATTCAGCGCTACCTGCATGCCCGCAAGGTGGCGGTTCCGGAGATTCTCTTTTACGACACCGCGCGCGGGTGGCTCTTCCTTGAAGATCTCGGCGATATCACCCTGGCCGAAACCATTCAGAATCAGGACGAATCGGTCGTTCGATCCTATTATCAAAAAGCGATCGACACCCTGCTCGACATTCATTTGGAAACGTCGACCGGCGGGGAGGGCTGCATCGCGCACCACCGCGCATTCGACCCGGCGCTCTTCGTCTGGGAGTTCGATCACTTTATTGAATATGGCATCGAAGCCCGGAACAACGGCCCGATTCCGGAGAAGCGGAAAAAAGAGATCCGCGCTTATTTTTCCGACATCGCCCTTCGGCTCGCCTCCCTCCCGCAGGTCTTCACCCATCGCGACTATCACAGCCGAAATTTAATGGTCCAGCCCGATCCCGCCGGCGCCCGGATCCGCGTGATCGATTTTCAGGACGCGTTGATGGGCCCTCCGCAGTACGACCTCGCCTCGTTGCTGCGCGATTCCTACATCGACCTGCCGGAAGCGTCGATCGATGCGCTGGTCCGCTATTACCTGCAGCAACGGGAGGCACGTTCGGGAGAAAAAACGCAGGAAGAGATGTTCCGAGAGTATTTCGACCTGGTCAGCATTCAGCGCAATCTCAAGGCGGCCGGCCGGTTCGTCTACATCGATCGGGTCAAGAAAAACGACCGGTTTCTGCAGTACGTTCCGCCCACCCTCCGCAAGGTCAAACGCAATCTCCAGAAGTACCGTCGGTTGACCCCCCTCCATGAACTTCTTTCCGAATATGTAGAGGAGTTGCAATTGCAATGA
- a CDS encoding TonB family protein: protein MTNETLLFDSDRSFRRIFAASLAFYLLLAISIHFQGEALPVILSAPRTEESPRIARLLVEPQKAVPPPKIEPVKIAPPKVDLPKVAKVEKPLPPVERAEKGSPASADIKTSASAAPHEEAMKKTGLLGLLGGSKGTGSAIGKGFSSLKEIPPPSGEKKVASAAPSTSLPSFAQEQIEQIRQRTLADQEKKMTQTRQAVVAEDLSQAKITQEGGAHNQEALSEVVHQNRGKLLALYNKQLQRKPDLQGFLTVEFVISAQGQVTQCRIVTSSLSDPTFEQSVLQEILRWKFPSIDRGTTTVLYPLSFSPVG from the coding sequence ATGACCAACGAGACGCTCCTCTTCGACAGCGATCGCTCCTTCCGGCGCATTTTTGCCGCCTCGCTGGCATTCTATCTTCTGCTGGCAATCTCAATCCATTTTCAAGGGGAAGCGCTCCCGGTGATACTCTCGGCCCCTCGGACGGAGGAGTCCCCTCGGATCGCCCGCCTTCTCGTCGAGCCGCAGAAAGCGGTTCCCCCTCCCAAAATCGAACCGGTCAAGATCGCACCGCCGAAGGTCGATCTACCGAAAGTGGCGAAAGTGGAAAAACCGCTCCCCCCGGTCGAGAGAGCGGAGAAAGGCTCCCCGGCATCGGCCGATATAAAAACATCCGCTTCCGCGGCGCCGCACGAAGAAGCGATGAAGAAGACCGGCTTGCTCGGATTGCTGGGGGGAAGCAAAGGGACCGGATCGGCGATCGGGAAGGGATTTTCGTCATTGAAAGAGATTCCGCCCCCTTCCGGGGAGAAAAAAGTCGCCTCCGCGGCGCCGTCCACTTCTCTTCCGTCGTTTGCTCAAGAGCAGATCGAACAGATCCGACAGCGGACCCTCGCCGATCAGGAGAAAAAGATGACGCAGACGCGGCAGGCGGTCGTCGCCGAAGACCTCTCCCAGGCAAAGATCACGCAGGAGGGGGGCGCGCACAATCAGGAAGCTCTTTCGGAGGTCGTCCATCAGAACCGGGGAAAGCTGCTGGCGCTCTACAACAAACAGCTTCAAAGGAAACCCGATCTGCAGGGATTCCTGACCGTGGAATTCGTCATCTCCGCCCAGGGACAGGTGACGCAGTGTCGCATCGTGACCTCTTCCCTCTCCGACCCGACCTTTGAGCAGTCGGTCCTCCAGGAGATCCTCCGTTGGAAGTTCCCATCGATCGATCGGGGAACGACCACCGTCCTCTATCCCCTCTCTTTCTCCCCCGTCGGATAG
- a CDS encoding biopolymer transporter ExbD — protein sequence MVQRRIRRREVKVPYLNLISLMDMFTILVIFLLFQASSDGEVLTIAQGVLLPISTASQSPQRSLTVTVTLKEILIDGLPIADAQTVLQAKGPLIEPLRARIAAANGKKATILGDRTIPFSLLKKVMVTCTEAGIEQISLAVLSRES from the coding sequence ATGGTTCAGCGGCGGATCCGACGGCGGGAGGTGAAGGTCCCCTATCTCAATCTGATTTCGCTGATGGACATGTTCACCATCTTGGTGATCTTTCTTCTCTTCCAGGCGTCGAGCGACGGAGAGGTCCTCACGATCGCCCAGGGGGTGCTTCTTCCGATTTCCACCGCCTCGCAGTCCCCGCAGCGCTCCCTTACGGTCACCGTGACGCTGAAGGAGATCTTGATCGACGGCCTCCCGATCGCAGATGCGCAGACCGTGCTGCAGGCAAAAGGTCCCCTCATCGAGCCGCTCCGCGCCCGGATTGCGGCAGCGAACGGGAAGAAAGCGACGATCCTGGGGGATCGGACGATTCCATTCTCCCTTCTGAAGAAAGTGATGGTCACCTGCACCGAGGCGGGGATCGAGCAGATCTCGCTCGCCGTCTTGAGCCGGGAGTCATGA